The Desulfallas thermosapovorans DSM 6562 genome contains a region encoding:
- a CDS encoding universal stress protein, with the protein MYQNILVALHGEEVNLAGVINQTLLLAEKAKARVTLLKVKETGLIHYGEVDTLLTFTAKYGFIDYVNEIAREQVEKITGVISKEAGFGNVKFKLKLREGKPADEIMAEIKEGDYDLVVLGTKEPGPGNTSSRVKERLAREHPCTVMMIR; encoded by the coding sequence TTGTATCAAAACATACTGGTGGCACTGCACGGTGAAGAAGTGAATCTGGCCGGTGTGATTAACCAAACCCTTCTGCTGGCTGAAAAGGCAAAAGCACGGGTTACTTTACTTAAAGTCAAGGAAACCGGATTAATTCATTACGGGGAAGTGGATACTTTATTAACCTTTACAGCAAAGTATGGTTTTATTGATTATGTTAATGAAATTGCCCGGGAGCAGGTGGAAAAGATTACCGGCGTGATTAGCAAGGAAGCCGGTTTTGGTAATGTAAAGTTTAAATTAAAATTGAGAGAAGGAAAACCGGCTGATGAGATAATGGCCGAAATAAAGGAAGGCGATTATGATTTAGTTGTGTTGGGTACCAAAGAACCCGGGCCGGGCAATACCTCCAGCCGGGTAAAGGAACGGTTGGCCAGGGAACATCCTTGTACTGTAATGATGATTAGATGA
- a CDS encoding 4-hydroxyphenylacetate 3-hydroxylase family protein yields the protein MRTRAQYIERLGKMNRNLYCNGEKIDRLDERQQGAINVMGFTFDAAWDPESKDLCTATSHLTGETINRFNHIHQTPEDLHKKQDMTRYLCNKVGHCIQRCMGVDAANAIHAVSYEAQKSPRAKTAYHDNWLKWLERFQREDLVASCAQTDVKGERLKRPSEQTDPDMYVHVVEERSDGIVVRGSKVHISEASISDEILVVPNRALKKGEEAYAVCFAVPSDYEGVKQVVHFHNYRKRDYYQRGIETGYTDSYVIFDDCFIPWKRVFLCGETLHGGIAALLFALFHRHSYSGCKPAMLDCVIGLAALAAEINGIEKTPNVRRMLSELIMTGELGYAAGYTASALGKPEVYMPGVGNVPYGPGNCIPHSIYANVGRCLTGEAVFHEQEILCTIAGGMPATFPFEKDLINPETRPLLEKYLNRNPKMPIEDQIKFWLTFIDYNLSSSAGTSTYGAYHGGGSPIMEQIAITSQYDIESKKDIIRALAGMSPRKK from the coding sequence ATGAGAACAAGAGCCCAGTACATTGAAAGGTTGGGCAAAATGAACCGCAATTTATACTGCAACGGGGAAAAAATTGACCGGTTGGATGAGCGTCAACAAGGCGCTATAAACGTCATGGGCTTCACCTTTGACGCAGCCTGGGATCCTGAAAGCAAAGACCTTTGCACGGCCACCTCGCACCTCACCGGAGAGACCATCAACCGTTTTAATCATATTCACCAGACCCCCGAGGATTTGCACAAAAAACAAGATATGACCCGTTACCTTTGCAACAAAGTGGGGCATTGCATTCAGCGTTGCATGGGCGTCGATGCCGCCAACGCCATTCACGCGGTTTCCTATGAAGCCCAAAAATCCCCCCGGGCTAAAACCGCCTACCACGACAACTGGCTCAAGTGGTTGGAACGTTTCCAAAGGGAGGATCTGGTGGCCAGCTGCGCCCAGACCGATGTTAAAGGCGAACGTCTGAAGCGGCCATCCGAGCAGACCGACCCCGACATGTATGTGCACGTGGTGGAAGAGCGCAGCGATGGCATCGTTGTGCGCGGCTCCAAAGTTCACATTTCGGAAGCCTCTATTTCCGACGAAATACTGGTGGTCCCCAACCGGGCCTTAAAGAAAGGTGAAGAAGCCTATGCCGTTTGCTTTGCCGTCCCTTCGGACTACGAAGGAGTAAAGCAGGTAGTCCACTTCCACAATTACCGTAAACGAGACTATTACCAGAGGGGGATTGAAACAGGCTACACAGACTCCTATGTAATATTTGACGACTGTTTTATCCCCTGGAAGCGGGTATTTTTATGCGGGGAAACTCTCCATGGCGGCATAGCGGCACTACTGTTTGCCCTGTTCCACCGCCATTCCTATTCCGGGTGCAAGCCCGCCATGCTGGACTGTGTAATTGGTCTGGCCGCCCTGGCTGCGGAAATAAACGGCATTGAAAAAACTCCGAACGTGCGCAGAATGTTGTCCGAACTAATCATGACCGGTGAGCTGGGTTACGCGGCCGGATACACGGCCTCCGCCCTGGGTAAACCCGAGGTGTACATGCCCGGCGTGGGTAATGTGCCCTACGGGCCGGGTAACTGCATACCCCACTCCATCTATGCCAACGTGGGCAGGTGTTTGACCGGTGAGGCAGTTTTCCATGAGCAAGAAATTCTTTGCACCATTGCCGGTGGTATGCCTGCAACCTTCCCCTTTGAAAAGGATTTGATTAATCCTGAAACCAGGCCACTGCTGGAGAAATACCTCAACCGGAATCCCAAAATGCCCATTGAGGACCAGATCAAGTTTTGGCTCACTTTCATTGATTATAATCTGTCCAGCTCTGCGGGCACATCAACTTACGGGGCATACCACGGCGGCGGTTCCCCCATCATGGAGCAAATTGCCATCACCAGCCAGTACGACATAGAGTCCAAAAAGGACATCATCAGAGCCCTGGCCGGTATGAGCCCGCGGAAAAAATAA
- a CDS encoding TetR/AcrR family transcriptional regulator — MNTRNQILNSAVQLFGTKGYHATSIQDICRLAGVSKGAIFHYFSNKIELLFEIHEVIIDILLDKYNNVLDHFESSPTLKLKQLVNISVELVVEYKPYIAVLFREYKNLQNDDHYFLITKAKRDQCESVVQEVIRQGVTSGEFRQDIELSIMAKLFFGVCNWTYIWLDPKGPLTPQQISDSIWQLFIGGLAAGPQNCTNHNLT; from the coding sequence ATGAACACTCGCAATCAAATATTGAATTCCGCAGTACAGCTATTTGGAACAAAGGGTTACCACGCTACTTCCATACAAGACATCTGCCGGCTTGCGGGAGTGAGTAAAGGGGCGATATTTCATTATTTTAGCAATAAAATTGAACTGTTGTTTGAAATCCATGAGGTGATAATAGACATCTTACTGGATAAATATAACAATGTTTTGGATCACTTTGAAAGCAGCCCAACCTTGAAATTAAAGCAACTGGTTAATATATCGGTTGAGCTGGTGGTTGAATATAAACCTTACATAGCAGTCCTGTTCCGGGAATATAAAAATTTGCAAAACGACGATCATTATTTCCTTATTACCAAGGCCAAACGCGACCAGTGTGAGAGTGTCGTTCAGGAAGTTATCCGGCAGGGGGTGACAAGCGGGGAGTTCAGGCAGGATATTGAACTTTCCATAATGGCCAAGTTATTTTTTGGGGTATGCAACTGGACGTATATCTGGCTGGATCCCAAAGGCCCCTTGACCCCCCAACAAATATCCGATAGTATTTGGCAGTTATTTATTGGAGGCCTGGCTGCCGGTCCACAAAATTGCACAAACCATAATCTCACGTAA
- a CDS encoding YeiH family protein: protein MAQTATVREPSLGNKITEAIPGLILVVLLTYVSITFDGWLKDNYSSAREALSLNYVFIAIIFGMLIRNTIGVPTLLEPGLKYSTVFTKAGIVVMGMKYTWASLIEVGAVSMAFITVFLFGTVWLMFSLKSRFKLSDSLGGCLASGFSICGVSATVATGPAIRAKGQEMAYAIASILIFGLAMLFILPPIGKAIGLTEAQFGAWAGVSIVNSAQVLAAGFAFGEEAGLVAGIYNMGRVVLLPFVVLYIVMKVLGNKSKEAGEINKTQFVLDKFPVFVLAFIAVMALNTAGVFTKEELKTGALFMDYAFTLGFASIGLTTKFSDMKAAGKDGIILGVIVALIKALLALAVVMLILPI from the coding sequence TTGGCTCAAACAGCAACAGTAAGAGAACCAAGTTTGGGTAATAAAATAACCGAGGCAATACCCGGTTTAATCCTGGTTGTATTACTGACCTATGTGTCCATTACCTTTGATGGGTGGCTGAAAGACAATTACAGCAGTGCGCGGGAAGCGCTCAGTTTGAATTATGTATTTATCGCTATCATATTTGGTATGTTAATACGAAATACCATCGGTGTACCAACTCTCCTTGAACCCGGCCTTAAATACTCAACGGTATTCACCAAGGCAGGTATTGTGGTGATGGGTATGAAGTATACCTGGGCCAGTCTAATTGAGGTTGGCGCTGTCAGTATGGCTTTTATCACTGTTTTCCTGTTTGGTACGGTATGGCTGATGTTCTCACTGAAAAGCAGGTTTAAGCTCTCTGACAGTTTAGGTGGTTGCCTGGCCTCTGGTTTTTCCATCTGCGGCGTATCCGCCACCGTGGCCACCGGTCCGGCTATCCGGGCCAAAGGGCAAGAAATGGCTTATGCCATTGCCTCCATCTTAATTTTTGGTTTAGCCATGTTATTTATCCTGCCGCCCATCGGTAAAGCCATTGGTTTAACCGAGGCGCAATTTGGTGCCTGGGCCGGTGTATCCATAGTCAACTCGGCACAGGTGCTGGCCGCGGGCTTTGCCTTTGGTGAAGAGGCCGGTCTGGTGGCCGGTATTTACAATATGGGTAGAGTGGTGCTGCTTCCCTTTGTGGTACTTTACATTGTTATGAAAGTCCTGGGTAACAAGTCAAAGGAAGCCGGCGAAATTAACAAGACCCAATTTGTTCTGGATAAATTTCCGGTGTTTGTGCTGGCCTTTATAGCTGTGATGGCCCTGAATACCGCCGGTGTATTTACCAAGGAAGAGCTCAAGACCGGTGCACTATTCATGGATTACGCCTTTACCCTTGGTTTTGCCAGCATTGGCTTGACCACCAAGTTCTCTGATATGAAGGCAGCCGGTAAAGATGGTATCATTTTAGGTGTTATTGTGGCACTGATCAAAGCACTGCTGGCCCTGGCCGTTGTTATGCTGATATTGCCGATCTAA
- the carB gene encoding carbamoyl-phosphate synthase large subunit: MPKRTDINKILIIGSGPIVIGQACEFDYSGTQACKALRKLGYEIVLVNSNPATIMTDPEIADVIYIEPLNVKSLSNIIAKERPDALLPNLGGQSALNLCSELDKAGVLEQYNVKVIGVQIDAIERGEDRIAFKETMNRLGIEMPRSKPAYSVEEAEKIAQELGYPVVIRPAYTMGGTGGGLVYNVEELRTVANRGISASMVGQVLVEESVLGWEELELEVVRDAKNQMLTVCFIENIDPMGVHTGDSFCTAPMLTISPELQQRLQKYAYAIVEAIEVIGGTNVQFAHDPKTGRVVIIEINPRTSRSSALASKATGFPIALISAMLAAGLTLDEIPYWREGTLDKYTPSGDYVVVKFARWAFEKFPGSQDKLGTQMRAVGEVMSIGKNYKEALQKAIRSLEIGRYGLGFARDFHQRPLEELLQMLAEPTSERQFIMYEALRKGASIDQLHRLTHIKPWFIRQMQELVLLEEEILKYKQGQLPDELLIRAKKDGFADRYLAMLLDLPEKEIRRRRTALGVVEGWEAIPVSGVENAAYYFSTYNAPDQTTASDRPKVMILGGGPNRIGQGIEFDYCCVHAAFALRDMGFETVIVNCNPETVSTDYDTSDKLYFEPLTVEDVLSIYEKEQPLGVIVQFGGQTPLNIANELAEAGVRIFGTSPDTIDLAEDRDRFRQIMEKLDIPMPESGMAVNLEEALAIADRIGYPLMVRPSYVLGGRGMEVVYDENMLRQYLAAAVGVTPERPILIDRFLNDAIEAEADAIADGTQAFVPTVMQHIELAGIHSGDSACVIPPVSIPAKHVATIVEYTQRIARELQVVGLMNMQYAIAGDKVYVLEANPRASRTVPLVSKVCNIRMARIATEIMLAEQTGKESPVKALKAKKIPHFGVKEAVFPFNMFQEVDPLLGPEMRSTGEVLGIADSFELAYYKAQEATQSPLPVSGTVLISVTDQDKPAALETARVFTRMGFRIKATEGTHNFLRENGIPSEEIKKLFQGRPNIVDGIKNKEIHLVINTPSGKRSQHDDSYIRKTAIKYKVPYITTMAAALASARGIEAYKENNARVNLKSLQEYHRDISEIL; encoded by the coding sequence ATGCCAAAAAGAACCGACATCAACAAAATATTAATTATTGGTTCCGGGCCCATCGTAATTGGACAAGCCTGTGAATTTGATTATTCCGGCACCCAAGCCTGTAAAGCTCTGCGAAAACTGGGTTACGAGATAGTTTTGGTCAATTCAAATCCGGCCACCATCATGACTGACCCGGAAATCGCGGATGTAATTTATATTGAACCGCTAAATGTGAAAAGCCTGTCCAACATAATAGCCAAGGAACGTCCCGATGCACTGCTGCCCAATTTGGGCGGCCAATCGGCCTTAAACCTTTGCTCCGAACTGGACAAAGCCGGTGTTTTGGAACAATACAACGTTAAAGTAATCGGTGTACAAATCGATGCCATTGAACGCGGCGAGGACCGCATTGCCTTTAAAGAAACTATGAACCGGCTGGGTATCGAAATGCCCCGCAGCAAACCGGCTTATAGTGTTGAGGAAGCCGAAAAAATTGCCCAGGAACTTGGCTATCCGGTGGTTATTCGACCTGCTTACACCATGGGGGGCACCGGTGGCGGGCTGGTCTATAATGTGGAAGAGCTAAGAACCGTGGCCAACCGGGGAATTTCCGCCAGTATGGTCGGCCAGGTACTGGTGGAGGAATCGGTACTTGGCTGGGAAGAGCTGGAGCTGGAAGTTGTCCGGGATGCCAAAAATCAAATGCTCACCGTTTGTTTCATTGAAAATATTGACCCCATGGGGGTGCATACCGGTGATTCCTTCTGCACTGCCCCCATGCTCACCATTAGCCCCGAACTCCAGCAGCGATTGCAAAAATACGCCTATGCCATTGTTGAAGCCATAGAGGTCATCGGCGGTACCAATGTACAGTTTGCCCATGACCCTAAAACCGGCCGGGTGGTAATTATCGAAATCAATCCCCGCACCTCCCGTTCATCTGCCCTGGCCTCCAAGGCCACCGGTTTCCCCATTGCCCTGATTTCGGCCATGCTGGCCGCCGGCCTCACCCTGGACGAAATTCCCTACTGGCGGGAAGGTACCCTGGATAAATACACTCCTTCCGGCGATTACGTGGTGGTCAAGTTTGCCCGCTGGGCCTTTGAAAAATTTCCCGGCTCCCAGGATAAACTGGGTACTCAGATGCGCGCAGTGGGTGAAGTGATGAGCATCGGCAAAAATTATAAAGAAGCTCTGCAAAAAGCCATCCGCTCCCTGGAAATAGGCCGTTATGGATTGGGCTTTGCCAGGGACTTCCACCAGCGCCCCCTGGAAGAACTGTTGCAAATGCTGGCTGAACCAACCAGCGAGCGCCAGTTTATCATGTATGAGGCATTGCGCAAAGGCGCGAGCATTGACCAACTGCACCGTTTAACACATATCAAGCCCTGGTTTATCCGGCAAATGCAGGAACTTGTGCTGCTGGAGGAAGAAATCCTAAAGTACAAACAGGGACAACTGCCGGATGAACTACTGATCCGGGCCAAAAAAGACGGGTTTGCCGATCGTTATTTAGCCATGTTGCTGGACCTGCCGGAAAAGGAAATCCGCCGGAGGAGAACAGCACTGGGAGTGGTGGAGGGCTGGGAAGCCATTCCGGTCAGCGGCGTGGAAAACGCGGCTTATTACTTCTCCACCTACAATGCCCCGGATCAAACCACCGCCAGTGACCGGCCCAAGGTGATGATCCTGGGGGGAGGCCCCAACCGCATTGGCCAGGGTATTGAATTTGACTACTGCTGTGTACACGCTGCCTTTGCCCTGCGGGATATGGGCTTTGAAACGGTGATTGTCAATTGCAACCCCGAAACAGTATCCACCGACTATGACACATCGGACAAGCTGTATTTTGAACCGCTGACCGTGGAAGATGTGTTGAGTATATATGAAAAGGAACAGCCCCTGGGGGTAATCGTACAATTCGGAGGTCAAACCCCCTTAAATATTGCCAATGAACTGGCTGAAGCCGGGGTCAGGATCTTCGGCACCTCCCCCGATACCATAGACCTGGCCGAGGACCGCGACCGGTTCCGCCAGATCATGGAGAAACTCGATATACCCATGCCCGAGTCCGGCATGGCGGTAAACCTGGAAGAAGCGCTGGCCATCGCGGACCGGATCGGCTATCCTTTGATGGTACGCCCGTCATATGTTTTGGGCGGCCGCGGAATGGAAGTTGTTTACGATGAAAATATGCTCCGCCAGTACCTGGCCGCGGCTGTGGGGGTTACCCCGGAAAGACCGATACTCATTGACAGGTTTTTAAATGATGCCATTGAAGCAGAGGCGGACGCCATTGCCGACGGTACCCAAGCCTTTGTACCAACGGTAATGCAGCATATAGAGCTGGCCGGCATCCACTCCGGAGACTCGGCCTGCGTAATCCCCCCGGTCAGTATCCCGGCCAAACATGTGGCCACCATTGTGGAATATACCCAAAGGATTGCCCGGGAACTGCAGGTGGTGGGCCTGATGAATATGCAGTACGCCATTGCCGGTGATAAGGTTTATGTTTTGGAAGCCAACCCCAGGGCCTCACGAACCGTGCCCCTGGTATCCAAGGTTTGCAACATCCGGATGGCCCGTATAGCCACGGAAATTATGCTGGCTGAACAAACGGGTAAAGAATCCCCGGTAAAGGCACTGAAAGCCAAAAAAATTCCCCACTTCGGTGTCAAGGAAGCGGTCTTCCCCTTTAACATGTTCCAGGAAGTTGACCCGCTGCTGGGACCGGAAATGCGCTCTACCGGAGAAGTGCTGGGCATTGCGGACTCCTTCGAACTGGCCTACTATAAAGCCCAGGAGGCCACCCAGTCTCCCCTGCCCGTATCCGGCACGGTGCTCATCAGCGTCACCGATCAGGATAAACCGGCCGCCCTGGAAACAGCCAGGGTGTTCACCCGGATGGGCTTTCGTATTAAGGCCACGGAAGGAACCCATAATTTCCTCAGGGAAAATGGAATTCCATCCGAAGAGATTAAGAAATTGTTCCAGGGGCGTCCCAATATAGTGGACGGCATTAAAAATAAAGAGATCCACCTGGTTATCAACACCCCGTCCGGAAAACGCAGCCAGCATGACGACTCATACATCCGTAAGACGGCCATTAAATATAAAGTACCCTATATCACCACCATGGCTGCGGCCCTGGCCAGTGCCAGGGGTATCGAGGCATACAAAGAAAACAATGCCCGGGTTAATTTGAAATCTTTGCAAGAGTATCACCGGGATATTAGCGAGATCCTGTAG
- a CDS encoding vitamin B12 dependent-methionine synthase activation domain-containing protein, with translation MTESVIWELGLPDVTVEDLFQAQGADYRKRPPRPATVSLYRRMLAEAALLARPVIIWREVGILGAGERELFLEQGQKLTSSLLVAVAGKAERLIIFAMTLGSALDQREHFYSQSGKTLEAYALDAAGTALIVKSSLTALTKIKEHYRDTGLKISFPMGPGHSYWSSLADMQSIFQLLPAEKIGLSLTESNLMLPRKSMAMVMGAGKNLPRFQDKTHCDFCSLNKKCQLSHFEQRC, from the coding sequence GTGACAGAATCAGTTATTTGGGAGTTAGGCTTGCCTGATGTGACGGTGGAAGACCTTTTTCAGGCCCAAGGGGCCGATTATCGTAAACGTCCTCCCCGTCCCGCCACAGTTTCTCTATATCGCCGGATGCTGGCGGAAGCAGCCTTGCTGGCACGTCCCGTTATCATCTGGCGGGAGGTGGGTATACTGGGAGCCGGGGAACGGGAACTCTTTTTGGAACAAGGACAGAAGTTAACCAGCAGCCTTTTGGTGGCCGTTGCGGGAAAGGCTGAGCGGTTAATCATTTTCGCTATGACATTGGGAAGCGCCCTGGACCAACGCGAGCATTTCTACAGCCAATCTGGAAAGACACTGGAGGCCTATGCCCTGGATGCGGCTGGAACGGCACTTATCGTTAAAAGCAGTTTGACGGCGCTGACAAAAATAAAGGAGCACTACCGGGATACGGGTTTGAAAATTAGTTTTCCCATGGGTCCGGGCCATTCTTACTGGTCATCCCTGGCGGATATGCAATCCATATTTCAACTTCTGCCGGCGGAAAAAATCGGGCTTAGTCTAACTGAATCTAATTTAATGCTGCCTCGCAAATCCATGGCTATGGTGATGGGGGCCGGTAAAAACCTGCCCCGGTTTCAAGACAAGACCCATTGTGATTTCTGCAGCCTTAATAAGAAATGCCAGTTAAGTCATTTCGAACAAAGATGTTGA
- a CDS encoding ASKHA domain-containing protein, translated as MNSYQVIFLPGDLVVEVQAGSTIREAMDLAGIDFDFPCGGRGKCGKCRVHVPAGTGDPTATESELLQPRELEAGIRLACEARVHGHMTVELPRQLQHNILMTSGERTYRIEPHLKKIFVEMAEPSLDAQHSDWHRLKDSLAGRGYNPACLEIPVALLRRLPDTARRAGHRLTAVMHGSTVAGLEEHDTVPVMLGMAFDIGTTTIVGYLLDLYSGEDLCAVSTLNPQTRFGADVISRITFANREKGGLNRLHTAVVEAVNKLVGEAVKKAGVTREQVYGVSIAANTCMHHLFLGINPGNIAAAPYVAAVSEPVVAGAGELGIDINPAGRVFVLPNIAGFVGADTTAVLLAAEVDRSADIKLVIDIGTNGEIALGSGERMVACSAAAGPAFEGAQISCGMRGADGAIDHVKFQDGLSYSVIGGGKPLGICGSALLDTVAGLLELGMINKRGKLLPPEQLTGEAAGLKDCFVEHGGQPAFVLAGAGETGHGRAVMITQSDIRELQLAKGAIAAGIRVLMEVLGVEPGDIKEVLLAGAFGNYLNPHSACVIGLIPPELESKITMIGNAAGTGAKLALLSSGEYRRAAGIAEYVEFVELGSYPRFNSIFARGTYF; from the coding sequence TTGAATAGTTATCAAGTGATTTTTCTGCCCGGGGACCTGGTCGTGGAGGTACAGGCAGGCAGCACCATCAGGGAAGCAATGGATCTGGCGGGTATTGACTTTGACTTCCCCTGCGGCGGCCGGGGCAAGTGCGGTAAATGCCGGGTGCATGTGCCGGCGGGGACCGGTGACCCCACCGCCACCGAAAGTGAGCTTTTGCAGCCCCGGGAACTGGAAGCAGGTATCCGCCTGGCCTGTGAGGCCAGAGTGCACGGCCATATGACTGTGGAATTACCCAGGCAGCTGCAGCACAATATTTTAATGACTTCCGGGGAGAGGACATACCGGATTGAGCCACACTTGAAAAAAATTTTTGTCGAGATGGCCGAGCCGTCATTGGATGCCCAGCATTCTGATTGGCACCGCCTTAAAGACAGCCTGGCCGGCCGGGGCTACAACCCTGCCTGTTTGGAGATACCGGTTGCTTTACTGCGTCGTTTGCCGGATACAGCCCGCCGGGCCGGACATCGCCTTACTGCTGTAATGCACGGTTCCACAGTGGCGGGTCTTGAGGAGCATGATACCGTACCGGTTATGCTGGGCATGGCCTTTGACATCGGTACCACCACCATAGTGGGTTACCTGCTGGATTTGTATTCCGGTGAGGATCTCTGTGCGGTATCCACCTTAAACCCGCAAACCAGGTTCGGTGCTGATGTAATATCCCGGATCACCTTTGCCAACCGGGAGAAGGGCGGTCTTAACAGATTGCATACCGCTGTGGTGGAAGCCGTCAATAAACTGGTCGGGGAAGCGGTGAAAAAAGCGGGCGTTACCAGGGAGCAGGTCTATGGTGTTTCCATTGCGGCCAATACCTGCATGCACCATCTTTTCCTGGGTATCAACCCCGGCAATATTGCGGCGGCGCCCTATGTCGCAGCGGTCAGTGAACCCGTGGTGGCCGGCGCCGGTGAACTGGGTATTGATATTAACCCGGCGGGTAGAGTCTTCGTGCTGCCCAATATCGCGGGCTTTGTGGGGGCAGACACCACAGCGGTGCTGCTGGCCGCCGAGGTGGACCGGAGCGCGGATATCAAACTGGTTATAGATATCGGCACCAATGGTGAGATTGCCCTGGGTTCCGGGGAAAGGATGGTGGCCTGTTCCGCTGCGGCCGGGCCTGCCTTCGAAGGGGCTCAGATAAGCTGTGGTATGCGGGGGGCTGATGGGGCCATTGACCACGTTAAATTTCAAGATGGACTGTCTTATTCAGTGATTGGCGGGGGAAAACCGCTGGGTATATGCGGGTCGGCCCTGCTGGATACGGTGGCCGGGCTGCTGGAGCTGGGTATGATTAATAAACGGGGCAAATTATTGCCCCCGGAGCAATTAACCGGCGAAGCGGCAGGTTTAAAAGATTGTTTTGTGGAGCATGGGGGCCAGCCCGCCTTTGTGCTGGCGGGCGCCGGTGAAACCGGCCATGGCAGAGCGGTTATGATTACCCAGAGTGACATTCGGGAACTGCAACTGGCCAAAGGAGCCATAGCGGCCGGTATCAGAGTATTGATGGAAGTACTGGGCGTAGAGCCGGGCGATATTAAGGAGGTGCTGCTGGCCGGGGCCTTCGGGAACTATTTAAACCCCCACAGTGCTTGTGTAATCGGGCTGATTCCACCTGAGCTGGAAAGCAAGATTACCATGATCGGCAATGCTGCCGGCACCGGGGCCAAGCTGGCGTTGCTTTCGTCCGGTGAATATCGCAGGGCCGCTGGTATAGCCGAATACGTTGAGTTTGTGGAACTGGGCAGTTACCCGCGATTTAACAGTATTTTCGCCCGGGGCACTTATTTTTAG